The Stieleria sp. JC731 genome has a segment encoding these proteins:
- a CDS encoding sigma 54-interacting transcriptional regulator, with protein MTISNSPGGTSNASQPKQNGHPSRSDLPLPKQPVTGIDGAYLVMHSAGRWSDVFRLSAPAEVIMGRASANQISIRSEKASRQHARVWSTTEGWAVEDLGSRNGTNVSGQRLQAPRLLSDGDRIEIAGFSIQFVKQIQSADGPVKSPIPSATEDQLTMAMDSASITERRSQSGYFKSDLLPDAAGRTDSEQVTTTSSLGDDRVRATLLQLAFDLARLDSVAQAIDLVLDRLSESIRLRNCGAYIVDAKSKTANEPVAAKHFTLVATRQHEDARGTVTYRRPPDAAINAVIGQEGQAILARNVAGDRTLASENSQGEIDAVSMILAPVIDRDKKLLGMLHLLTTDSDAVFNGEDLGFVLAVAEILAESLRNLSLRGKLDRSLKKSQRQIQALREQLGDKVQIVGKSDAVREIINKVSLVAPTGATVLVRGESGVGKELVASAIHHASGRSSGPLVCMNCAALSPSLLESELFGHEKGAFTGATDRKAGKFEAADGGTLMLDEIGEMDLDIQAKFLRVLEGHPFERVGGQQQIKVDVRVVAATNRDLQSMVAEGKFRQDLFYRLHVVEILVPPLRERGNDIVLLAEHFLAGFNEKMGRRINSITPAAQTMLLDYRWPGNIRELRNVIERAVVLNATDSIDAQHLLLTPATVGGASPEIAMSDSPVEISLADLEKAHIERILRHTDGNKSRAASILGIERSTLDRKLKKFAKEA; from the coding sequence TTGACCATCTCTAACAGCCCTGGGGGGACCAGCAACGCCTCCCAACCAAAGCAAAACGGGCATCCCAGTAGATCTGACCTGCCTCTTCCCAAGCAGCCTGTCACCGGGATTGATGGTGCCTACCTGGTCATGCATTCCGCTGGTCGATGGAGCGATGTGTTTCGGCTGTCGGCCCCAGCAGAAGTAATCATGGGGCGGGCGAGTGCCAATCAGATCTCGATTCGCAGCGAAAAAGCCAGCCGTCAGCACGCTCGAGTCTGGTCCACCACCGAAGGCTGGGCGGTCGAAGATCTTGGCAGCCGCAACGGCACCAACGTATCCGGACAACGTCTGCAGGCACCGCGATTGCTGTCCGATGGAGATCGAATCGAAATCGCCGGGTTCTCAATCCAGTTTGTCAAACAAATTCAATCTGCCGATGGCCCGGTAAAGTCGCCGATCCCCAGCGCGACCGAAGATCAATTGACGATGGCCATGGATTCCGCGTCGATCACGGAGCGTCGGTCGCAAAGCGGATACTTCAAGTCCGACTTGCTACCCGATGCCGCGGGACGCACTGATAGCGAACAGGTCACGACAACGTCGTCACTGGGCGACGATCGCGTGCGGGCGACTCTACTTCAGCTCGCCTTTGATCTCGCCAGACTCGATTCTGTCGCGCAAGCCATCGACTTGGTCCTCGACCGACTATCCGAATCGATTCGGCTTAGAAATTGTGGCGCATACATTGTCGATGCTAAATCCAAAACCGCCAATGAACCAGTTGCCGCAAAGCACTTCACACTCGTGGCCACTCGGCAACACGAAGACGCGCGAGGCACTGTCACGTATCGACGCCCGCCGGACGCAGCGATCAATGCCGTCATCGGTCAGGAAGGCCAAGCGATCCTGGCACGAAATGTCGCTGGTGATCGGACTTTGGCGAGTGAAAACAGCCAAGGAGAAATCGATGCCGTAAGCATGATTCTTGCTCCGGTTATCGACCGGGACAAAAAGCTATTGGGAATGCTGCACCTGCTGACCACCGATAGCGATGCGGTCTTCAACGGCGAGGACTTGGGCTTCGTCCTTGCGGTCGCGGAAATCCTTGCCGAATCGCTGCGCAACCTCAGCCTTCGTGGCAAGCTGGATCGATCACTCAAAAAGTCACAGCGGCAAATCCAGGCTCTCCGCGAACAACTTGGCGACAAAGTTCAGATCGTTGGAAAAAGCGACGCGGTCCGGGAAATCATCAACAAAGTCTCGCTGGTAGCTCCAACGGGCGCAACTGTGTTGGTACGAGGCGAATCCGGAGTTGGTAAAGAGCTGGTCGCTTCCGCTATCCATCACGCAAGCGGCCGATCAAGCGGTCCGCTTGTTTGTATGAACTGCGCCGCCCTTTCACCGTCATTGCTCGAAAGCGAACTATTCGGCCATGAAAAAGGAGCCTTTACCGGTGCGACCGATCGAAAGGCAGGGAAATTCGAAGCCGCCGATGGCGGGACGTTAATGCTCGACGAGATCGGTGAAATGGACTTGGATATCCAAGCCAAATTCTTGCGGGTCTTAGAGGGTCATCCCTTTGAACGGGTCGGTGGTCAACAACAGATCAAAGTCGACGTGCGTGTTGTCGCTGCAACGAATCGCGATCTTCAATCGATGGTCGCAGAAGGCAAATTTCGCCAAGACTTGTTTTACCGCCTACACGTCGTGGAAATCCTTGTACCGCCGCTTCGCGAACGCGGGAACGATATCGTGCTGTTGGCGGAACACTTCCTGGCGGGCTTCAATGAAAAGATGGGCCGAAGGATTAACTCGATTACCCCAGCGGCTCAAACGATGCTGTTGGACTATCGTTGGCCGGGCAATATCCGCGAACTGCGTAACGTAATCGAGCGTGCTGTGGTGCTTAATGCAACTGATTCCATCGACGCACAGCACTTGCTTTTGACTCCAGCGACAGTTGGCGGTGCTTCACCCGAGATCGCGATGTCTGATTCCCCGGTCGAAATCTCGCTCGCCGATTTAGAAAAGGCTCATATCGAACGAATCTTGCGGCATACCGACGGCAACAAAAGCCGTGCCGCCAGCATTCTAGGAATCGAACGCAGCACACTCGATCGCAAGCTAAAGAAATTCGCGAAGGAAGCTTAA
- a CDS encoding DUF1598 domain-containing protein, with protein sequence MKLSQARLMIAVAMTCLVMVASLTTAGFQGGGGNRVGGVSIDPAGVVRTATVEENQELVNLLRNEVNAPQGDLNEAADRRMVSLAGLQKAIQEVRKSGGRLPAEIRYMAGLTGIDYVFVDKENNDIVVAGPSEPWTISETGSIVGTKTGAAILHLEDLVVALRNVENARPTSISCSIESTPEGRQRFMALQRRIKLRPGQSPKVYEAAMKEALGPQVIKLTGIPSTSRYACTMVAADYQMKRLAMALVDSPVRELPSYLQMARNGSHASNRNPRWWMACNYDSLTRNQEGTVWKLTGQGIKTMTEQDVVAADGSTTSEASDKLAQQWADSMTEHFTQLASEMPIFGDLQNLMDLTVVSTLIIQEQLEQNAGLDLTVLRDQDALAPQAFDAPEKIAPECSFVKGRSGWIVTASGGVSVDAFQVVHDQKVDDKLASELVSAKSDAWWWNDAR encoded by the coding sequence ATGAAACTTAGCCAAGCTCGACTGATGATTGCAGTCGCAATGACCTGCCTGGTCATGGTCGCTTCGCTGACAACGGCAGGATTCCAGGGTGGAGGCGGTAACCGGGTCGGTGGTGTTTCGATCGATCCAGCCGGTGTGGTTCGTACGGCGACCGTCGAAGAGAACCAAGAACTGGTCAATTTGCTGCGAAACGAGGTCAACGCGCCGCAAGGTGACCTCAATGAAGCCGCTGACCGTCGCATGGTCTCGCTGGCTGGCTTGCAAAAAGCGATTCAAGAGGTTCGTAAGTCAGGCGGCAGATTGCCAGCCGAAATCCGCTACATGGCCGGTTTGACCGGAATCGACTACGTCTTTGTCGACAAAGAGAACAACGACATCGTCGTCGCAGGGCCTTCAGAGCCTTGGACGATTTCTGAGACCGGAAGCATTGTCGGAACCAAAACCGGAGCCGCAATTCTTCACTTGGAAGACTTGGTCGTCGCACTGCGAAATGTCGAAAACGCTCGCCCAACCAGCATCAGCTGCTCGATCGAATCGACTCCCGAAGGCCGTCAACGGTTCATGGCTCTGCAGCGCCGCATCAAGTTGCGTCCCGGCCAAAGCCCCAAAGTTTACGAAGCCGCAATGAAAGAGGCTTTGGGTCCACAGGTCATCAAGTTGACCGGCATCCCTTCGACCAGCCGTTATGCGTGCACCATGGTCGCGGCGGATTACCAGATGAAGCGATTGGCCATGGCGTTGGTCGACTCGCCCGTGCGTGAATTGCCAAGCTACCTGCAAATGGCCCGCAACGGTTCACACGCCAGCAATCGTAACCCTCGTTGGTGGATGGCGTGCAACTACGACAGCCTGACTCGAAACCAAGAAGGCACCGTATGGAAATTGACCGGTCAGGGCATCAAGACCATGACCGAGCAAGACGTCGTCGCGGCTGACGGATCGACAACTTCCGAAGCGAGCGACAAGTTGGCTCAACAATGGGCCGATTCGATGACGGAGCACTTCACGCAATTGGCGTCAGAAATGCCAATCTTCGGCGATCTGCAGAACCTGATGGACCTGACTGTCGTTTCGACTTTGATCATTCAAGAGCAACTGGAACAGAACGCCGGTTTGGACCTCACCGTGCTGCGTGATCAAGACGCTTTGGCTCCACAAGCTTTCGATGCTCCAGAAAAGATCGCTCCAGAATGCAGCTTTGTGAAAGGCCGCAGCGGATGGATCGTGACCGCTTCGGGTGGTGTTTCGGTTGACGCTTTCCAAGTTGTTCATGACCAAAAAGTTGATGACAAGCTTGCCAGCGAATTGGTTTCGGCAAAGTCGGACGCTTGGTGGTGGAACGACGCTCGATAG
- a CDS encoding GNAT family N-acetyltransferase has product MTDFKIRHATIDDAAAIADIYNQSILNTTATFDTEPKTLEERKAWLGNHDERHPVFVAEIDGRVVAWAALTRWSDRKAYDRTAETSFYVDKDFHGRGMGRALMTRLIEAGRAGDFHVLLALVVSESAASQHVCKKLGFEHCGTMREVGFKFGRPLDVLILQQIL; this is encoded by the coding sequence ATGACCGATTTCAAGATCCGCCATGCCACGATCGATGACGCTGCGGCGATAGCGGATATCTACAACCAGTCGATCCTGAACACGACAGCGACATTCGATACCGAGCCCAAGACGCTCGAGGAGCGAAAGGCGTGGCTGGGTAATCATGATGAGCGACATCCGGTCTTCGTCGCCGAAATCGATGGCCGAGTCGTTGCCTGGGCTGCCTTAACCCGGTGGTCCGATCGCAAAGCGTACGATCGCACAGCGGAAACGTCGTTCTACGTCGACAAAGATTTCCATGGTCGTGGAATGGGACGAGCCTTGATGACGCGTCTTATCGAGGCAGGACGAGCTGGGGACTTTCACGTCTTGCTTGCGTTGGTCGTCTCTGAAAGCGCCGCGTCCCAACACGTCTGTAAAAAATTAGGGTTCGAGCACTGCGGAACGATGCGCGAAGTCGGTTTCAAGTTCGGCCGTCCACTCGATGTCTTGATCTTGCAACAGATTCTGTAG